One Campylobacter concisus DNA segment encodes these proteins:
- the dnaE gene encoding DNA polymerase III subunit alpha, which yields MSENSGFTHLHLHTEYSLLDGANKIEELAHTLHDRGDTAAAITDHGNMFGAIDFYKKMKKNGIKPLIGIEAYVHNGEQLDDKSTKQRFHLILIAKNETGYKNLMYLSSMSYIEGFYYYPRINKKILKEHSEGLVCSSACLQGEVSWHLNLSERNVKFGAKGYERAKEVALEYKEIFGDDFYLEIMRHGIGDQRRIDDDILRIAKETGIKVIATNDTHYTFKERAAAHEVFMCIAMNKTLDDPNRLRHSVHEFFVKSKEQMNELFLDIPEAIENTQEIVDKCNLEIKLGNPTPPNFKFTLECAKERNLTLPEPENRYSFKNDAVFFEHECRKGLEERLKFVPENLHEEYRKRLEIEIGIINKMNFPGYMMIVWDFINEAKRRGVPVGPGRGSAAGSLVAYSLKITDLDPIPYNLLFERFLNPERVSMPDIDVDFCQSRRGEIIDYVTQKYGKFNVAGVITFGKLLAKGVIRDVARVCDMPYAEADAMAKLIPDELNITLKDAYDKEPKIAELISQNPKAAKIWKFALDLEGLNRNAGQHAAGVVISNEELWNKTPLFRQPNSPEDRFVTQYSLKYLEDVDLIKFDFLGLKTLTVIDNAIKLVKQRTGKDIIWERVDKNDSGVYKMIQSGQAIGIFQIEGEGMRKLGTSLRPDCFEDIVAMLALYRPGPMESGMLDDFVKRKHGEAEITYAFKELEPILAPTYGVIVYQEQVMQIVQAIGGFSLGGADLVRRAMGKKIKEEMDRLKGEFVKGAEAKGLNGQKADDLFELIVKFAGYGFNKSHSAAYAYVTFQTAYLKAYYPAEFMAALLTSEESNVDKIVRYIDEIKRINIDTLPPSINKSTKEFSVVKNEGHDGIIFGLGAIKGVGGAAIENIIAERDAKGEFKSMDDFVSRIDPFKVNKKVFESLIKAGCFDEFGFSRKMLLQNVENIVEACKNAAQIRKNAAESLFGEDDSMNDVKINFVTINDEFDVKQILKFEQESVGIYLSGHPLDDYKDEINKIKYTLSSEFETLPQSAEILVVGKIEDFATRITKSGKKMGTINVLDFHGNIEIAVFERELGNIEDIVKDEAKRDLPYAFRINISRDDQFVRTNLNEVYSLEDAQNLDFKTRKLKQNTKFSKNEEASAPQKVREYAELEVILSLSELSRQKLEQIYSLVFSKNAPNNQKRLILKIKNETTGEIFIYKTEFIISDDVGEEIEKLAASA from the coding sequence ATGAGTGAAAATTCTGGCTTTACACACCTACATTTACACACCGAATACTCCCTACTAGACGGAGCTAACAAGATAGAAGAGCTAGCTCATACGCTCCATGACAGAGGCGACACAGCAGCAGCGATCACGGATCACGGCAACATGTTTGGCGCGATTGATTTTTACAAAAAGATGAAAAAAAATGGGATAAAACCGCTAATTGGCATCGAGGCTTACGTGCATAACGGCGAACAGCTCGATGACAAGAGCACCAAACAGCGCTTTCACCTCATCCTAATCGCCAAAAATGAGACTGGCTATAAAAATTTGATGTATCTAAGCTCTATGAGCTACATCGAGGGCTTTTACTACTATCCTCGTATCAATAAAAAAATCTTAAAAGAGCACAGCGAGGGCCTAGTTTGCAGCTCTGCTTGCTTGCAGGGCGAGGTGAGTTGGCATCTAAATTTAAGCGAGCGTAACGTTAAATTTGGCGCTAAAGGCTACGAGCGGGCAAAAGAGGTTGCGCTTGAGTATAAAGAAATTTTTGGCGATGATTTTTACCTTGAGATCATGCGTCACGGCATCGGCGATCAAAGGCGCATAGACGATGACATCTTGCGTATCGCAAAAGAGACTGGCATCAAGGTCATCGCCACAAACGACACCCACTACACTTTTAAAGAAAGAGCCGCTGCGCACGAGGTTTTCATGTGCATTGCGATGAACAAAACATTAGACGATCCAAACCGACTTCGTCACAGCGTCCATGAGTTTTTTGTTAAAAGCAAAGAGCAGATGAATGAGCTATTTTTAGACATCCCTGAAGCGATAGAAAACACCCAAGAGATCGTGGATAAGTGCAATCTTGAGATCAAGCTTGGCAACCCAACCCCGCCAAATTTTAAATTTACTCTTGAGTGCGCCAAAGAGAGAAATTTAACCCTCCCAGAGCCAGAAAACAGATACAGCTTCAAAAATGACGCTGTATTTTTCGAGCACGAGTGCAGAAAGGGTCTTGAAGAGAGACTGAAATTTGTCCCAGAAAATTTACACGAAGAGTATAGAAAACGCCTTGAGATAGAGATCGGCATCATCAATAAGATGAATTTCCCAGGATATATGATGATCGTTTGGGACTTCATCAACGAAGCCAAGCGCAGAGGTGTGCCAGTTGGCCCAGGACGTGGCTCCGCGGCTGGTAGCTTGGTCGCTTACTCGCTAAAGATCACCGACCTTGATCCTATCCCATACAACCTGCTTTTTGAGAGATTTCTAAACCCAGAGCGCGTTAGCATGCCAGATATCGACGTGGATTTTTGCCAAAGCAGACGTGGCGAGATCATCGACTATGTCACGCAAAAATACGGCAAATTTAACGTTGCTGGCGTTATTACATTTGGTAAATTGCTCGCAAAAGGTGTCATTAGAGATGTCGCTAGAGTCTGCGATATGCCTTATGCTGAGGCTGATGCGATGGCAAAGCTTATCCCTGATGAGCTTAACATCACGCTAAAAGATGCCTACGACAAAGAGCCAAAGATAGCTGAGCTAATAAGCCAAAACCCAAAGGCGGCTAAAATTTGGAAATTTGCCCTTGATCTTGAGGGGCTAAATAGAAACGCCGGCCAGCACGCAGCGGGTGTCGTCATCTCAAACGAAGAGCTTTGGAACAAAACCCCGCTATTTCGCCAACCAAACAGCCCAGAAGATCGCTTTGTCACTCAGTATAGCCTCAAATACCTTGAAGACGTTGATTTAATAAAATTTGACTTTCTTGGCCTTAAGACGCTAACGGTTATCGACAATGCGATAAAGCTCGTTAAACAGCGCACCGGCAAGGACATCATCTGGGAGCGGGTCGATAAAAACGACTCTGGCGTTTATAAGATGATACAAAGTGGTCAAGCCATCGGCATCTTTCAGATAGAGGGTGAGGGCATGAGAAAGCTAGGAACTAGCCTGCGCCCAGACTGCTTTGAGGATATCGTCGCGATGCTAGCGCTCTACCGCCCAGGACCGATGGAGAGTGGCATGCTTGATGACTTCGTCAAAAGAAAACATGGCGAGGCGGAGATAACATACGCATTTAAGGAGCTTGAGCCGATCCTTGCGCCAACATATGGTGTCATCGTCTATCAAGAGCAAGTCATGCAGATCGTGCAAGCCATAGGCGGCTTTAGCTTAGGCGGTGCGGACCTTGTGCGCCGTGCGATGGGTAAAAAGATCAAAGAGGAGATGGACAGGCTAAAGGGCGAGTTTGTAAAAGGTGCTGAGGCAAAGGGGCTAAATGGTCAAAAAGCGGATGATCTTTTCGAGCTGATCGTTAAATTTGCAGGATATGGCTTTAACAAGTCTCACTCCGCAGCCTACGCTTATGTCACATTTCAGACGGCTTATCTGAAGGCTTACTATCCGGCTGAATTTATGGCGGCACTTCTAACAAGCGAGGAGAGCAACGTCGATAAGATCGTTCGCTACATCGATGAGATAAAACGCATAAACATCGATACTTTGCCACCATCTATCAACAAATCAACCAAAGAATTTAGCGTCGTTAAAAATGAGGGTCACGATGGCATTATCTTTGGGCTTGGAGCGATTAAGGGCGTTGGTGGAGCGGCAATTGAGAACATTATCGCTGAGCGCGACGCAAAGGGCGAATTTAAAAGCATGGATGACTTTGTCTCAAGGATCGATCCATTTAAGGTCAATAAAAAGGTCTTTGAAAGCCTCATAAAAGCTGGCTGCTTCGATGAGTTTGGCTTTAGCCGCAAGATGCTTTTGCAAAATGTAGAAAATATCGTAGAAGCTTGCAAAAATGCAGCCCAGATACGTAAAAACGCGGCTGAGAGCCTCTTTGGCGAAGATGATAGCATGAATGATGTGAAGATAAATTTCGTCACGATAAATGACGAATTTGACGTTAAGCAGATACTAAAATTTGAGCAAGAGAGCGTTGGTATCTACCTCTCAGGCCATCCGCTAGATGACTATAAAGATGAGATAAATAAGATCAAATACACGCTAAGCTCGGAGTTTGAAACCTTGCCACAAAGCGCTGAAATTTTGGTGGTTGGCAAGATCGAGGACTTTGCTACTAGGATCACAAAAAGCGGCAAAAAAATGGGCACTATAAATGTGCTTGACTTTCACGGTAATATCGAGATCGCTGTCTTTGAAAGGGAGCTTGGCAACATCGAAGATATCGTAAAAGACGAGGCAAAGCGCGATCTGCCTTATGCTTTTAGGATAAATATCTCGCGCGACGATCAGTTTGTAAGGACAAATTTAAATGAGGTTTATAGCCTAGAAGATGCGCAAAATTTAGACTTTAAGACTAGAAAGCTAAAGCAAAACACTAAATTTAGCAAAAATGAAGAGGCGAGCGCCCCTCAAAAAGTAAGAGAGTATGCCGAGCTAGAGGTGATTTTAAGCCTTAGCGAGCTTAGCAGGCAAAAGCTGGAGCAAATTTATTCGCTAGTTTTTAGTAAAAATGCGCCAAATAATCAAAAACGGCTAATCTTGAAGATAAAAAATGAAACGACAGGCGAAATTTTCATCTATAAGACTGAGTTTATCATAAGCGACGATGTGGGCGAAGAGATAGAAAAGCTCGCTGCTTCAGCGTAA
- a CDS encoding glutamate--tRNA ligase family protein, with protein sequence MRLDQGINDYLPPSGGIVSRIAPTPSGYLHAGNAYNFILTYLLTRSLGGVLHLRIDDYDLGRYRREFVQNIFDVLEFLGLCYDKGATSVSDFERNFSFKTRAKRYENALEKLGEIYICECTRATKDAYKNGIYTKICKDKKLKFIKDKTAIRLSVDENDELGRIVAAQMGDFVIYKKDFTPAYNFASVIDDEDMGVNLVVRGEDLLPCTLAQRYLAKRLNFSFLNAKIIHHKLLLDGAKKLSKSSKSPPIDLSQNPQIYYKMLANDLGLNLNSADKISNLLYEFRLKNMAEKLMSS encoded by the coding sequence ATGAGGCTAGACCAAGGGATTAATGACTATTTGCCACCATCTGGTGGCATAGTCTCTCGCATAGCTCCAACGCCAAGCGGCTATCTACACGCTGGCAACGCCTACAACTTCATCTTGACTTATCTTTTGACGCGCTCATTGGGTGGCGTTTTGCACTTAAGGATTGATGATTATGACCTTGGCAGATACCGGCGTGAATTTGTTCAAAATATCTTTGATGTGTTAGAATTTCTGGGGCTTTGCTACGACAAAGGCGCTACAAGTGTTAGTGACTTTGAGCGTAATTTTAGCTTTAAAACAAGAGCTAAAAGATATGAAAACGCACTTGAAAAGCTAGGCGAAATTTACATTTGTGAGTGCACAAGAGCCACGAAAGATGCCTATAAAAACGGCATTTACACTAAAATTTGCAAAGATAAAAAGCTAAAATTTATAAAAGATAAAACCGCTATTAGACTAAGCGTGGATGAAAACGACGAACTTGGCAGGATCGTGGCAGCACAGATGGGCGATTTTGTCATTTATAAAAAGGATTTTACCCCGGCTTATAACTTTGCAAGTGTCATTGACGATGAGGATATGGGGGTAAATTTGGTCGTTAGAGGCGAGGATTTGCTGCCTTGCACGCTAGCTCAAAGATACCTTGCAAAAAGGCTAAATTTTAGCTTTTTAAATGCTAAAATTATTCACCACAAGCTACTTTTAGACGGAGCCAAAAAGCTTTCTAAAAGCTCCAAGTCACCACCTATTGATCTAAGCCAAAATCCTCAAATTTATTACAAAATGTTAGCAAATGATCTTGGACTAAATTTAAACTCAGCAGATAAAATTTCAAACCTGCTTTATGAATTTAGGCTTAAAAATATGGCCGAGAAGTTGATGAGCTCTTAA
- a CDS encoding RNA recognition motif domain-containing protein — MNIYVGNLSYRTTEAELKEAFAQFGEVRRAKIVKDRETDRSKGFGFVEMDDANEGQKAIDALNEKELGGRTLRVNEARPRD, encoded by the coding sequence GTGAATATTTATGTAGGAAATTTGTCGTATAGAACGACAGAGGCAGAGTTGAAGGAAGCTTTTGCACAATTTGGTGAAGTAAGGCGCGCAAAGATCGTAAAAGATAGAGAAACAGACCGCTCAAAGGGCTTTGGCTTTGTTGAAATGGACGACGCGAACGAGGGCCAAAAGGCTATCGACGCACTAAATGAAAAAGAACTCGGCGGACGCACTTTAAGAGTAAATGAGGCTAGACCAAGGGATTAA
- a CDS encoding DJ-1 family glyoxalase III, with protein sequence MKKVAVILANGFEEIEALTSVDVLRRAGAIASIASLKDAQIRGAHNISVKADVTLREVEELGYDAIVLPGGLPGAENLANDAKLREILQEFDKESKLICAICAAPMVLERARVLKEHFVCYPGFEENVRSDKRGYVSDKNVLKDQNIITGKGPAFSMEFALFIVKNLLGEEAYHKVKNDLLYK encoded by the coding sequence ATGAAAAAGGTAGCCGTAATCCTAGCTAATGGTTTTGAGGAGATCGAGGCGCTAACCTCTGTTGATGTTTTACGCAGAGCAGGTGCGATAGCATCTATCGCTAGCTTAAAGGATGCGCAGATCAGAGGTGCTCACAATATAAGTGTAAAAGCTGATGTCACACTTCGTGAGGTGGAGGAGCTAGGCTATGATGCGATCGTGCTTCCAGGAGGTCTGCCTGGTGCAGAAAACCTTGCAAATGACGCCAAACTAAGAGAAATTTTGCAAGAATTTGATAAAGAGAGCAAGCTAATTTGTGCCATTTGTGCCGCTCCTATGGTGCTTGAGCGAGCTCGTGTGCTAAAAGAGCATTTTGTCTGCTATCCTGGCTTTGAAGAAAATGTAAGAAGCGATAAAAGAGGCTACGTAAGCGATAAAAACGTGCTAAAAGATCAAAACATCATCACTGGCAAGGGGCCTGCTTTTTCTATGGAATTTGCACTTTTTATAGTGAAAAATTTGCTTGGCGAAGAGGCTTACCATAAAGTAAAAAATGATTTACTTTATAAATAG
- a CDS encoding SelT/SelW/SelH family (seleno)protein: MQVKIIYCNSUNYRPVASRVEDEIKANFSDARVELVIGDGGNFIVEVDGNVIFSKKDRIGNDESRFPHGEEITTLINKYLKEKSA; the protein is encoded by the coding sequence ATGCAAGTAAAAATTATTTACTGCAACTCTTGAAACTATCGTCCGGTAGCTTCTCGTGTAGAAGATGAAATAAAAGCGAACTTTAGTGATGCAAGAGTCGAATTGGTTATAGGAGATGGTGGAAATTTCATCGTCGAGGTTGATGGAAACGTTATCTTTTCTAAAAAGGATCGCATCGGAAACGATGAGTCAAGGTTCCCACACGGCGAAGAGATCACAACTCTTATAAACAAATATCTCAAAGAAAAGTCGGCTTAA
- a CDS encoding DUF4304 domain-containing protein: MKEKFDELIALLKPLFKDNGFSKSALNFYKNTPNFICVINFQKSSGNSSERTRFYINCGIYAPFIEATLGKEALSKPKEYECHYRARAHEITRTAAAYYELEPDSDVAKIYENVVNDLGFVFKFFEQNSSEENLIELMLEQNDLAAINQLYEYLLIKGKSEILISHAKKLFAKHGSEARWGKFQNQINELLRKYKKDEINFKE; this comes from the coding sequence ATGAAAGAGAAATTTGACGAGCTTATCGCTCTGCTAAAGCCGCTATTTAAGGATAATGGCTTTAGCAAGAGCGCTTTAAATTTCTACAAAAATACTCCAAATTTTATCTGCGTTATAAATTTTCAAAAAAGCAGTGGCAATAGCTCAGAGCGCACAAGATTTTATATAAATTGCGGCATTTACGCCCCTTTTATAGAGGCTACTCTTGGCAAAGAAGCGCTTAGCAAGCCAAAAGAGTATGAGTGCCATTACAGAGCTAGAGCACATGAAATCACTCGCACAGCTGCTGCATACTACGAGCTAGAGCCAGATAGTGATGTGGCTAAAATTTATGAAAATGTAGTAAACGACCTTGGCTTTGTCTTTAAATTTTTTGAGCAAAATAGCTCTGAAGAAAATTTAATAGAGCTAATGCTCGAACAAAACGACCTTGCAGCGATAAATCAGCTCTACGAATATCTTTTGATAAAAGGTAAAAGTGAAATTTTGATCTCTCATGCCAAAAAGCTCTTCGCAAAGCATGGCAGCGAAGCAAGATGGGGCAAATTTCAAAACCAGATAAATGAGCTACTTAGAAAATATAAAAAAGATGAGATAAATTTTAAAGAGTAA